A genomic stretch from Dissulfurispira thermophila includes:
- a CDS encoding 30S ribosomal protein bS22 — protein MGNVVKWRKKKMRKHKHKKLRKRTRAQRRR, from the coding sequence GTGGGTAATGTTGTAAAATGGCGCAAGAAAAAGATGCGTAAACATAAACACAAAAAACTGCGCAAAAGGACAAGGGCTCAGAGAAGACGGTAA
- a CDS encoding DUF1460 domain-containing protein — protein MKLIYQLIGTRHKQKISTAQTSPYYLLSTDHYYLTIIICYLLFAALSLFYSYDIFFVPICFAITNEEVTSLQSRLKDKPIGERIAFWAERFVGTPYDTDPKGEYVTKGVIVSDERVDCMYLTFRAVELALSNDHNNAINIALDKRFHSKGIIKNNRVVNYDRRFEYGEDMILSGKWGENITHNIGKTIKIKGSRGLDSIDILPVQELIRKMQELKSGDIIFFVKAIDKRTAGEIVGHIGIIKIDSRNIYLIHAGGTKDKGGVVKKILFRDYIKEMPFIGAMITRFD, from the coding sequence ATGAAACTTATATACCAACTTATCGGCACAAGACATAAGCAAAAAATATCCACAGCCCAGACTTCACCCTATTATCTACTATCTACTGACCACTATTATCTAACGATAATAATTTGCTATCTGCTATTTGCAGCACTTTCACTATTTTATTCGTATGATATATTTTTTGTCCCTATCTGCTTTGCTATTACAAATGAAGAAGTCACTTCACTGCAATCAAGACTCAAGGACAAACCTATTGGTGAGAGGATAGCATTTTGGGCAGAAAGATTTGTAGGCACCCCTTATGATACTGACCCAAAAGGTGAATATGTTACTAAAGGAGTTATTGTATCAGATGAAAGAGTTGATTGCATGTATCTTACATTCAGGGCAGTAGAACTTGCTTTGAGCAATGACCATAATAATGCAATTAATATTGCATTAGATAAGAGATTTCACTCAAAAGGCATTATAAAAAACAACAGAGTGGTCAACTACGACAGACGGTTTGAATACGGCGAAGACATGATATTAAGCGGCAAGTGGGGAGAAAATATAACTCATAATATAGGTAAAACAATAAAAATAAAAGGCTCAAGAGGATTAGACTCTATTGACATACTCCCTGTGCAAGAACTTATAAGAAAAATGCAGGAATTGAAAAGTGGTGATATTATATTTTTTGTAAAGGCCATTGACAAAAGAACTGCAGGAGAGATAGTGGGACACATCGGAATAATAAAAATAGACAGCAGAAATATTTATTTGATTCATGCAGGAGGCACAAAAGACAAGGGAGGTGTTGTAAAAAAAATCCTATTCAGAGACTATATCAAAGAAATGCCATTTATAGGAGCCATGATCACGAGATTTGATTAA
- the tmk gene encoding dTMP kinase, producing MRENQKSKVRSQELKKGIFISFEGIEGTGKTTQAKLLSEHLTKKGYKVILTHEPGGTVIGNRIREILLHVDHREMSYMTELLLYNAARAQHLSEKIIPALNEGYIVITDRFTDSTTAYQGYGRGIDMQLIMSIDSIATGGIKPHLTVLFDLDVEIGLKRNKGINKVDRLELEDIEFHKKVREGYLKIAEAESERIKVIDASLPLEIVAQKVEEIVKWRLEI from the coding sequence ATGAGGGAAAATCAAAAATCAAAAGTCAGAAGTCAGGAGTTAAAAAAAGGCATCTTTATATCATTTGAGGGCATAGAAGGCACGGGAAAGACTACTCAGGCAAAGCTTCTATCAGAACATCTTACAAAGAAAGGCTATAAGGTGATATTGACTCATGAGCCGGGTGGAACAGTTATAGGCAATAGAATTCGTGAAATACTTCTTCATGTGGATCACAGGGAGATGTCTTATATGACAGAACTTCTTCTGTACAATGCAGCAAGGGCACAACATCTTTCTGAAAAAATAATCCCAGCCCTTAATGAAGGATATATTGTAATTACCGACAGATTTACTGATTCCACTACAGCATATCAGGGTTATGGACGTGGTATTGATATGCAACTTATAATGTCAATTGATAGCATAGCAACTGGTGGAATCAAGCCTCATCTTACTGTGCTATTTGATCTGGATGTCGAGATTGGATTAAAAAGAAATAAGGGTATAAATAAGGTTGACCGTCTGGAACTTGAGGATATAGAGTTTCACAAAAAGGTCCGTGAGGGATATTTGAAAATAGCAGAAGCAGAATCCGAAAGAATAAAGGTTATTGATGCATCTCTGCCTTTAGAGATAGTTGCTCAGAAAGTCGAGGAGATAGTTAAGTGGCGATTAGAGATATAA
- a CDS encoding ATP-binding protein: MAIRDIIGQDRALRILLGTLKRNRVPSSILMSGDSGIGKKLTAINYAKAINCYEPVDFDCCDKCPSCKKIDSSIHPDILIVTLENVEDIFSLKPKEGKDKHRYEFPIEFVRKLEEVIYLKPYEGKKKVIIIDDADALNISAANAFLKTLEEPPPDSLIILISSNPEGLPDTIRSRCVNVRFYPLSANACREVILRNKDFTDISSIFNLFMGRPGLAASKDFIKEIERFTELLNNMIYDKSKDIWFDKGEIKSWLEMALILLRDVAIYKITKSKSYLILDNRQLVTGNKQKLNDIIDLYKDIQRLRDIADFNLNKSITWNYVASTLRDFVSQTP, encoded by the coding sequence GTGGCGATTAGAGATATAATTGGTCAGGATAGGGCTTTAAGGATACTTCTTGGGACACTCAAAAGAAATAGGGTGCCTTCCTCTATCCTTATGTCAGGAGATTCCGGTATTGGTAAGAAACTCACAGCAATAAATTATGCCAAGGCTATTAATTGCTACGAGCCTGTTGATTTTGACTGTTGTGATAAATGCCCATCATGTAAAAAAATAGACTCATCAATACATCCTGATATTTTAATCGTTACACTTGAAAATGTCGAAGATATATTCTCTTTAAAGCCAAAAGAAGGCAAGGATAAACATAGATATGAATTTCCAATCGAATTTGTAAGAAAATTAGAAGAAGTTATTTACTTAAAACCATATGAAGGCAAAAAAAAGGTCATTATAATAGATGATGCTGATGCCCTGAATATTTCTGCTGCAAATGCCTTTTTAAAGACCCTTGAAGAACCACCACCAGATAGTCTTATAATTCTCATATCTTCGAATCCTGAAGGGCTGCCTGATACTATCAGGTCGAGGTGTGTAAATGTCAGGTTCTATCCATTGTCTGCTAATGCGTGTAGAGAAGTGATTTTAAGAAACAAGGATTTTACAGATATTAGTTCTATTTTCAATCTATTCATGGGGAGACCGGGTCTTGCAGCATCAAAAGATTTCATAAAAGAAATCGAGAGGTTTACAGAACTATTGAATAATATGATTTATGATAAATCAAAAGATATATGGTTCGATAAAGGAGAAATCAAATCATGGCTTGAAATGGCACTTATACTTCTTAGGGATGTGGCTATTTATAAAATTACAAAAAGCAAATCATATTTGATATTGGATAATAGGCAATTAGTAACAGGTAATAAGCAGAAGCTCAATGATATTATAGATTTGTATAAGGACATACAGAGGTTGAGAGATATTGCGGATTTTAATCTCAATAAATCTATAACATGGAATTATGTAGCAAGTACTTTGAGGGACTTTGTCTCTCAAACTCCCTAA
- a CDS encoding PSP1 domain-containing protein has product MPDVVGIRFKNCGKIYDFEVNGIDIKNGDSVVVESDFGLSIGKVVIERHFIETPERELKKVIRRVSDEDIKAAEENKKIEKEARDFCVERILARGLQMKLVGAETTLDRKRIIFYFTADGRIDFRELVKDLAARFKTRIEMRQIGVRDEAKLIGGLGVCGRELCCNTFLTSFEPVSIKMAKKQELVLNVSKLSGLCGRLMCCLRYEYEGSLDSISSDDEMPIENEELYERDTVTGISAVLSKLVQSDTIEEFVETSPIDISGADLKDKTNEQHKSEHTEHKQIRHNQTEERHKKIRHKRRHFRR; this is encoded by the coding sequence ATGCCGGATGTTGTTGGTATAAGGTTTAAGAATTGTGGGAAGATATATGACTTTGAGGTTAACGGCATAGATATAAAGAATGGTGATTCTGTGGTTGTAGAATCAGACTTTGGACTTAGTATCGGCAAAGTAGTAATAGAAAGACATTTTATAGAAACTCCTGAGAGGGAATTAAAAAAGGTTATTCGCCGTGTTTCGGATGAAGATATTAAGGCTGCAGAAGAAAACAAAAAGATTGAAAAAGAGGCAAGGGATTTTTGTGTAGAGCGAATATTGGCGCGCGGGCTTCAGATGAAGCTTGTTGGGGCAGAAACAACCCTTGATAGGAAAAGGATAATTTTTTATTTCACAGCGGATGGTAGAATAGATTTCAGGGAGTTGGTAAAAGACCTTGCCGCACGATTTAAGACAAGGATTGAAATGAGGCAGATAGGAGTAAGAGATGAGGCAAAACTTATAGGCGGCCTTGGTGTTTGTGGTAGGGAATTGTGCTGCAATACATTCCTTACTTCTTTTGAGCCAGTGTCAATAAAAATGGCAAAAAAACAAGAGTTGGTGTTAAATGTCAGCAAACTCTCGGGTCTTTGTGGCAGACTTATGTGCTGTCTGAGGTATGAATATGAAGGCAGTCTGGATAGTATTTCATCTGACGATGAGATGCCAATAGAAAATGAGGAATTGTACGAAAGAGATACAGTTACAGGTATTTCTGCTGTCCTTTCAAAATTGGTTCAGAGTGATACAATTGAGGAATTTGTTGAGACTTCACCCATTGATATTTCAGGTGCTGATCTCAAAGACAAGACTAATGAACAACATAAATCAGAACATACAGAGCATAAACAGATAAGGCATAATCAAACTGAAGAAAGGCATAAAAAAATCAGGCATAAGAGGAGACATTTCAGGAGATGA